The Fulvivirga ligni genome window below encodes:
- a CDS encoding SRPBCC family protein, whose protein sequence is MKKEIIQTWHFPHPPEVIWEYLTTPELLAQWLMKNDFKAEVGHKFQFNAEPRVKVGFDGIIYCEVLKIIPNQFLSYSWKGGPGKGKITLDSVVSWTLTAKDGGTELLLEHKGFKGVGNFITYLIMNKGWAVKVKGRLTDLLKTIDHEA, encoded by the coding sequence ATGAAAAAGGAGATTATTCAAACCTGGCACTTTCCACATCCGCCCGAAGTCATATGGGAATACCTTACTACCCCGGAACTACTGGCGCAGTGGTTGATGAAAAATGATTTTAAAGCTGAAGTGGGCCATAAGTTTCAGTTCAATGCCGAACCCAGAGTTAAAGTCGGTTTCGATGGCATTATCTATTGTGAAGTTTTGAAAATAATTCCTAACCAATTTCTATCTTACTCCTGGAAAGGTGGTCCTGGCAAAGGCAAAATAACGCTTGATTCCGTGGTAAGCTGGACCTTAACCGCTAAAGATGGAGGCACCGAACTACTTCTTGAACATAAAGGCTTTAAGGGCGTAGGCAATTTTATTACTTACCTTATCATGAACAAGGGCTGGGCCGTTAAGGTAAAAGGAAGATTAACCGATCTTTTAAAAACCATAGACCATGAAGCGTAG
- a CDS encoding ArsR/SmtB family transcription factor: MKRSITDPFHAISDPSRREMLMLLSKDSMSINSLANNFDMSRPAVSKHIKVLYSSGFISIEDIGRERYCILNQEGFTQLQEWINYFDEFWNSKLKKLEILLQQKSKDQK, encoded by the coding sequence ATGAAGCGTAGTATAACGGACCCTTTCCATGCCATTTCAGACCCAAGTCGCAGGGAAATGCTTATGCTGCTTTCTAAAGACAGTATGAGCATCAATAGCCTGGCCAATAACTTCGACATGAGTAGGCCAGCAGTTTCAAAGCATATTAAAGTACTGTACTCATCTGGCTTTATTTCCATTGAAGATATTGGCAGAGAGCGATATTGCATCCTTAATCAGGAAGGATTCACACAACTCCAGGAATGGATCAATTACTTTGACGAGTTCTGGAATAGCAAGCTTAAAAAGCTGGAAATTTTATTACAACAAAAATCAAAAGACCAAAAATAA